The genomic window CTCCTGGCCTCGTCGCTGGTCAGCACGGCTTGGGCGGCCAGTTCGGTGGCGATGGTGCCGGGGCCGACGGCGTTGACGCGCACGCCCTTGTCGGCCAGCGCCAGCGCCATGGCCCGCGTGAGCTGGTTGAGCCCGCCCTTGCTGACGTTGTAGCTGGCGATGTTGGGAATGGCCAGCACGCTGTTGACCGAGCTCATGTTGACGATGGCGCCGCGGCCGGCGGCGGCCATCGCGCGCGCCACCGCCTGGCCGACCAGGAAGGCGCCCTTGAGGTTGACGCGCAGCACGGCGTCGAAGTCGGCCTCGCTCACATCCAGGAAATCGGCCGCCTTGAAGAGGCCGGCGTTGTTGACCAGCACGTCGATGCGTCCGTGCTGGCGCAGCACCTGGGCCACCAGCGCGTCGACCTGCGCCTTGTCGCCGACGTCGCAGTGCACGTAGTCGGCCTGCAGCTCGGCCGCCAGGGCCTGGCCGGCGGCGTCGGCCACATCGGCCATGACCACCCGCGCGCCCTCGCGCGCGAAGCGCCGAGCGCAGGCCGCGCCGATGCCTTGCGCGGCACCGGTGACGATGACGATGCGGCCCTGCAGGCCAAAGCAGATGGGGGCGGTGGTGACGGGCATGTCGGATCAGCGAGGCCGCAAAGCGCTGGACTGTACCACTTCAGTATGCAAGTTTCTGGCGCCGTTGCGGTCGTCCGCCGCGCCTATATTGCCACCCTCGGCTCCACGTGTGCGATGCTTGTCCATGACCACCCTGACTTTCACCGAACTCTATACGAGCGCCGATGGACGCGCCAGCTTTCGCGACCATCCGCTGGACCTGGCCGAGGGTACGCCGGCGGCGCGCCTGTCGGCCCTGCAGGCCTCGGGTGGTTGCCAATTTCGCCACAGCCCGGTGGGTTTTGCGAGCGACTTTCATTGCACCACCACGCCGCAATGGCTGGTGGTGCTGCAGGGCCGCATGGAAATCGGCCTGCGCGACGGCAGCGCGCGCGTGTTCGGCCCGGGAGAGTGCTTCTACTCCAACGACACGCTGCCGCCCGGCGCCCGCTTCGATCCGGCGCGGCACGGCCACCGCAGCCGGCTGATCGGCGAGGAGCCGCTGGTCACGCTGTTCGTGCGCGCCTGAGCGGCTGGCCCGCCCACCCGTTCACGGCTCGATCGCCTTGCCGCCCGGCATGCGGTGGGCGGTCTCGCAACCCAAAACCACGCAAAAAAGGCCTCCGAAGAGGCCCTTGCGAGTCGAGGCGCGGCGTGCGTCGCGTTCAGCGCCCGAAGCCGCCGCCCGAGCGCTTGCCGCCACCAAAGCCGCCGCCGCCGCCACGGTTGCGCTTGCCGCCGCCCTTGCCGCCCATCAGGTCGATGCTGGTGCGCATCGGGTCGGGCTGGCCGGCCGCGCCGTGGCTGGGGCCGCGCGGCGCGTTGCGGCGGCCGTGCAGGTTGGTCTGCAGCGGATCGATGTGGCGTGGCAAGGTGTCCTGGTCGCGGTCGTCATCGGCGTCGTCGAAGCCGCGGTCGTGCACGCGCGGCGCATGGGGCCGGCCCATGGCGCCTTCGGGGCGCATGCCCTGGCCGGCATTGAATCCGGTGCCCTGGCCCGCGTTCGGACCCGCGCCGCTCCCCTTGCCGCGACGGCGCTTGCGCTTGCGGGCCGGGTCGGCACCGGGCTGGCCGTCGGCGCCGCGCGGGCTGGCGCCGCCCTCGGCGTCATCGCCGGCACGCGGTGGCCGCGCGGCGCGCCCGGGCTGGCCCTGCGTGGCCTTGTTGTCGCGGATGCGCTGCATCATCTCCTGGCGCGCGGCGCGGGCGGCGGCCTGCATCACTTCGCGGCTGGGCGGTTTGCCCAGGCCGCCCCACAGCGTCTGGCGGCCCATGGCGATGGGCTCGGCGCGCTCGCCTTCCTCGGGGCCGTAGGCGTCCAGGATCTGCACCGGGATCTGCTGGCGCGTGAAGCGCTCGATCTCGTGCATGAAGCCCTCTTCGTCCAGGCACACCAGGCTCACGGCCTCGCCGCTGGCGCCGGCGCGGCCGGTGCGGCCGATGCGGTGCACGTAGTCCTCGGGCACGTTGGGGATGTCGTAGTTGACCACGTGCGGCAGCTCGTCGATGTCGATGCCGCGCGCGGCGATGTCGGTGGCCACCAGGGCGCGCAGCTCGCCGCTCTTGAACTCGGCCAGCGCCTGGGTGCGCGCGCTCTGGCTCTTGTTGCCGTGCAGCGCCATGGCCTTGATGCCCTGCGCGTTCAGGTAGTCGGCCACCTTGTTGGCGCCGAACTTGGTGCGCGTGAACACCAGCACCTGGCTCCAGTCGCCCTCGCCGATCAGGTAGCTCAGCACTTGCTTCTTGCGGTTGCGGCCCACCGGGTAGATGAGCTGCGCAATGCGCTCGACCGTGGTGTTGGGCGGCGTCACCTGGATGCTCTTGGGGTCCTTCAGCAGGTTGGCCGCCAGGGCGCGGATCTCGTCGCTGAAGGTGGCCGAGAACAGCAGGCTCTGCTTGGAGGCGGGCAGCAGGGCCAGCACCTTCTTGACGTCGTGGATGAAGCCCATGTCGAGCATGCGGTCGGCTTCGTCCAGCACCAGGATCTCGACGTGCGACAGGTCCAGGTGGCCTTGCTGCTCCAGGTCGAGCAGGCGCCCAGGCGTGGCCACCAGCACGTCGCAGCCGGCCTGGATGCGCTCGATCTGCGGGTTCATGCCGACGCCGCCGAAGATCACGGTGGAACTCAGATCGAGGTACTTGCCGTACTGGCGTACCGACTCCTCGACCTGCGCGGCCAGCTCGCGCGTGGGCGTCAGCACCAGGGCGCGAATGGCGCCGGGGCGCCGCGCGGGGCGGGTGGACAGCAGCTGCAGCAGGGGCAAGGCAAAGCCGGCGGTCTTGCCGGTGCCGGTCTGCGCGCCGGCCAGCAGGTCGTGGCCTTGCAGCACGACGGGGATGGCCTGGGCTTGGACAGGGGTGGGTTGCGTGTAGCCCAGTTCGAGCACGGCCTTGAGCAGGGGCGGTGCCAGGTTCAG from Burkholderiaceae bacterium includes these protein-coding regions:
- a CDS encoding SDR family oxidoreductase; translation: MPVTTAPICFGLQGRIVIVTGAAQGIGAACARRFAREGARVVMADVADAAGQALAAELQADYVHCDVGDKAQVDALVAQVLRQHGRIDVLVNNAGLFKAADFLDVSEADFDAVLRVNLKGAFLVGQAVARAMAAAGRGAIVNMSSVNSVLAIPNIASYNVSKGGLNQLTRAMALALADKGVRVNAVGPGTIATELAAQAVLTSDEARSKIMMRTPMKRLGEPAEVADVVAFLASDAASYMTGEIVMVDGGRMALNYTVPA
- a CDS encoding DEAD/DEAH box helicase encodes the protein MNFDDLNLAPPLLKAVLELGYTQPTPVQAQAIPVVLQGHDLLAGAQTGTGKTAGFALPLLQLLSTRPARRPGAIRALVLTPTRELAAQVEESVRQYGKYLDLSSTVIFGGVGMNPQIERIQAGCDVLVATPGRLLDLEQQGHLDLSHVEILVLDEADRMLDMGFIHDVKKVLALLPASKQSLLFSATFSDEIRALAANLLKDPKSIQVTPPNTTVERIAQLIYPVGRNRKKQVLSYLIGEGDWSQVLVFTRTKFGANKVADYLNAQGIKAMALHGNKSQSARTQALAEFKSGELRALVATDIAARGIDIDELPHVVNYDIPNVPEDYVHRIGRTGRAGASGEAVSLVCLDEEGFMHEIERFTRQQIPVQILDAYGPEEGERAEPIAMGRQTLWGGLGKPPSREVMQAAARAARQEMMQRIRDNKATQGQPGRAARPPRAGDDAEGGASPRGADGQPGADPARKRKRRRGKGSGAGPNAGQGTGFNAGQGMRPEGAMGRPHAPRVHDRGFDDADDDRDQDTLPRHIDPLQTNLHGRRNAPRGPSHGAAGQPDPMRTSIDLMGGKGGGKRNRGGGGGFGGGKRSGGGFGR